AAGATTCTTGTtcagaggtcaaggtcatagAAGTCTGTGAATTTTCTTTTCCCTTTGGCTCCATCTGACTCTTATTACTTCCTAGGGATGCTAATAGATGAGGAATAAATAGTGAAGTCTTGAACCAAAATTCTATATCATAGGTCAAAGGTCTttgaagttacatgtatatgatctAGATCATTGGTCAGAGCATATTTTTGCCCTCCTTTGGCCCCATCTACATGTAGCTTATACTTCACCTATGATTGCTTGTTGGAAAAGGTGCATGTCAAAGCAAGGTCAAAGCTGATATCGTTTTATGATTTTCTTCTCTCTCATATATAAAATTTGGTTCATTCTTTTTAACATAGAGTGCCCTTGAGTAaagtgtgcagtgaccttgaactaaCTTTCTAAATGTTAATGTCAAACAGTCCTGTACAAGTCCTATTCATTCTAAGAGTTTTTACTAAAAGTGGGGCCCTTTGAGATTGTCAGTTTCTCACTGATATCAAACCCACTAATATTTTGATAGAGTGATGATTTTGAGTTTTGATGTTTTTACATTTCCAGATAGCAGCAATCAACAGGAGTCCAAGAGGAGTCTGTCAGATCTGTCGTACATGGCTAGAGACCGATGTGAGTGACTGATTCAATAAGTAGTGCCAGTGTTGTTGTGACtctttaaacaaaagaaaactttgtcaatatttgttccctaatttaagATTGAAATAAGCTGAAAAATTTGTGTTAAGCTTCAAGAAAGATAAGAGATATATGCCAATTTGTAACTAATCAGGTACGGACAATCATCTTAAACCATCCCAGAAATGGAAGGATTGAATTTAATCACTCTTTTCTAAGAAAAGATATGACTGAAGTCATTTTCATAGACTTGTTTGCATATAAAGAGATCTACAATAGTGAGCgctgtttttaatttaaaagcgGAGAGCACCATCTCCAGTACCCTGTcagagaccccccccccccccccacccccccccccccccccccattatagATCTCTTACACTGTACTTGATTAGTGAGCTCtgtttttttatctttacaGCGGAGAGCTCGATCTCCGGTAACCTGTCGGAGACCTCCTTCCCCCCTCTGTCTTCCTTCTTACATTACTTGGAGAAGATGGGTAAGCTAGGATTTGTGAActatattatcaaatatcacataatactgtacacatttttttgtttatattggtatacttttattcaaagttttgtgaataattattATCTCCTTTTTTTTCTATGTACTTAGTGTAACACTTCTCTTCTCTTATCTCCCTCAGCAGATCTGAGATTATTTATTCacatttaaatttccttttcaGACTCATCCAAACGGAGCAGCTCCCAGAATCCTCTGGACATCAGCTTCCTGGCAGACGTGGCTTTGTATCACACGAAGAAGGAGAATAAGTACGACATGTCCACGGTCAACTTCTAGTGCCACACTCAGCTACCCCCGACCCACCTCCTTCCAATAATGGTCCCTCCAGTTGGCAAGCATTTAATTGATCAGTTATGTATCTTCGTATAACATTTCAAAGACAATTTTTCTGCAAGAATAATGGACTTTTTATGAAGTTTGTgccaatttatttttgttgtcgCTAACAATATCAATCCCATGAAAGCCCAGTGTCTGTGATACTTTGAATGAATTGTTTAAATTATACTAAGGGAATCTGTGCAATATAATAAAGATTTGTTTTCATCTTTGTGTTTGCTTTTTGTTTTGTCTATGCACGGAGAAGACAATTAGGATTTGCTCTATTGATCTTGCAAAGCCTTTTTGTCTAGTAATTTCAAAAGCAAAATGGTGAAATGTGTATGTGTGAATCTACTTTTGACTGAGATTAACAGCTTCTTTTTAGAcacaaaaattttaatgcaagATAATGGTTCAATCATCAAGATGATGgcatttatcaaataatatattaacGAGGTTTTCCAAGAGCCTTTTGCTAAAAATAAGAGCCCCTCTTTTTCTCTGTGCTTTCTATGTGCCACAGGCAAACTGACCAAGCCTCATAAAGATTTACCAGTTTTCTATATAGGTCTACTTGGAATTATAattgttgattaaaaaataatatatcggaagtgatatgattttaaaatttaaaagtttgtaTATGTTCACTCCATCTCTATCGTTTATgttatttcaacaaaaaatcATCTCCATAAAAAAAGCTATTCACATGCTTTGAGCCACAGTGTGATTTTCATTGAATGGGAATTTAATTCTTCCTTAACAGTTGAAGTTTTCCTTTACAAGGAAGAAAATTTTTCTGGGTGTTTTGGAATTAGTATAAGTAAAAGTGATTTtgttatgaatttttatttgtatatcaTCAAATATTCTAACTAACTACAGACTTCAAATGTTCTCTAAGTCTTAACTTGGTTAATGAGTACACATAAGTTACTATCCATGAAATCCAAGCCAAATCTACTGatcaacaaacaaacaatcgTACAACATGCAAAACTATGATGGTTTAAACAATAACCTTAGGTAATAATTATCTAAGATGAGattcaataatatttaatgTATTAAGTTGAAACTCTATAACAATAAACTATTAATAGAAAAGTTTGCTAAAATCCTGAGCATATGATGCATAACAATTTTTTGCTGAAACTCTAGGGTGCATAAAAGTAAATCATgttaagaacttttaaaatacatgtacattttgcaTATAAATGCATTTCTATCAAGTTCTAGACACCTGTGCTCAAacctaaatttaaaaataactaacaacgataaaataaacaaaatacattcataaaatacaaaaataaaaaactcacattttaaaacaaactattAATAAATTGTCTGCTAATATAAAACcagaataattttaaattcacattCATTTGGTTCTTCTAATCATTCCATTATTGTAAAAATTCAGTAACATATTCTCTCACTTCACTCTAGCCATCATTTGTCAAGTATCATTTgtctagtacatgtatcatttgtCTATCATTCATTAAGTGTCGGACCATAATCGTGAGGATTGTGACAATACTGGACGGATACCAAAAGATTAATAAACTCTAGCTGCTGATGAATAAAGATCTCTACAAGGTATTCAGATATCACAGTTCTGCTTGTATAGCACACTGGTTTATGGTTTTATCGTGATGCAATCCCATCTTTCCCCCAGAATTCCTGAGTCCGTTTTTGGGCCCTTTCGTAAACTTCAGAGGCCAGTGAACAGCTAGAGGCGATGGATCTCACGGATAATGACAGCGCATCGTCATCTGGCTCAATCCGCGGAATGGTCATTCctgaaattaaacaaatcagATTTAACTTGTGGCCTTCTATCCCTTTGTACACTCATGCAAATTTTGCTATAGTGATGATTTTCTGAAAGAAATCTTCATCATTTCATGTCTAAAATTCAAATCCACATGATTTCAATATATCCTATGGTACAAAATTACAGAGAAACTGCCATTTTACATTTGTCTTCAGTACCTCTATGATAATATTTCCCAATGTATTTAGTAAGCATTTTTACAGACCAATTTATCATGTATAAACTACTTACCCCCGTCAATGCCCCACACCATGGGTTTATTGTAGGTTTGTCCATATCCTTCCTTGATTGTTCGCTGAGCCTCAAACTTGGTGGGTTTCTTGCTTTTTCTGGCTGGTTTTTCATCTCCACTTGAGACTATGAAATAGAACACAAAAGAACATAAATAATTAATTCTAAACATTGACGCTTATTAAATGAGCATGAacttattttcaaatgtttagATTGATGACGTTCTACATCATaaatatccaaatttttttCACAATCCAGTTTCGAGCTTCATTATaactttatcaaaattatcatcAATTTCATCGTCATTAAATGACACTAGTGGAGATCAGTAATCACTACCCACCATTGCCGGTCATGCGGACTTTGGCCGGACTGTCCACAAACACGGTCTCCAGCGGCTTGTCCACACTGACCTCATCGTCTCGCAAGAAGTGGGTGTCCTTGGATGCCAGACCAAAAGTGGGCGTGGTTGCTAAAGGTCCTTTCTTTACATCGTATGTCTAATGAAAAATGTACgcattttttattaatacaggCCATGTAATAAAGCATTGaaagcatattttttaaaaatcaaatctcaaGCTCTACTTCTGAATGAAAACACAAAGTCAAAAAAAgggtttaaaaactgtacagaatttctttacaaaatatgtgaATTAAGACAAAaatttttaactacatgtacatgcatatacatttacCTTTGCTAACTTTTGTCCAACAACTGGTTCAAATCTGTCACTGCTAAGAACTGTGCTAACTTCGTCATCATAAAcatctgaaaaataaagaactCTCAATGATTTCAATTCAAAACCTAAATATATTGTTGCTAAAATAGGGttgcaaatgtcaaaaaaattaattttctgaaGACTTCTTCTATGTTATGTTATGTTCTATGACTCTAAATAGTTACTGAATTGTTTCAGTGGaccagaaatgaaaatttttaaaaaatttacataacaagTAAATACACCTATTAAAGACAAGATTATCATAAAActctaaaattaattttattcacTTAAAAGATAATTGCTCTATAGTATCATCAGCTACCAGAagttacataaattacattcaaTCAATCTACCCCTATTAAAGAGTTACAAGTACATCAACAAGAGACCCGTCTCTGTACCTTGTGGGGTGCACCAAGACCTGCTGACTTTCACTGGAGACTTCTTCTCTGGTCTGGGGGGTGAGGACAGCATGGCCCCTCCCACAACGGGTGTGGTCCTGTCCAGGTGGTGTCTGGCACCCGCACTCTTGGATCTCATTTTGGGGGTGGGGATCCGGCCAGTGTCTGAGGGGAAATCTGGAGTAACCTCACTgttaaatggaatttttttaaaaattgtaaaataagaaCCTACAAACCAGCGTACAGGTAAATAAATACACCAGTCCTacatctaaaacattttttatgtacTGATTTTTACATCAAGGACTCTTTATTCTAATGTCCTTTTGTGTACATATGTCCTtcatttacatgaaactttgtACCAATATCCTAGAATAACAACACATTTTGTGTACATCTGAGCTACAATTAAAGGGCACTTTGTACCGATGCTCACATTTCAATCaaagaactacatgtaaatacctTTGTCATACAGTTACAACATTCTCGTACTAACATCCTACTTTGATCCTACCTTGCCTCCTCCTGCTCCCTCCTCCTAGCCCTCCTACTCCTATGCTTCTTCCTTCCTCTTGATTTTGCTCTCCTTTCAGATCCCTCCTGAACCATCAAAGAAAGGTCATCTTGTCCATAGTCCCtgtataaaatttgttatattctcAGACTGATATTATTCTCATTTCTCACAACACTTTCATGGCTCATCATTTTCCCCTTTTTTCCAAAAACTAGATAATATaataaatgcatatacatgtactgtaaatcaaattttcatgTACCTTTTTGATAAAAATCTGCTAAATTCTCTCTACCAAagaaaaactacatgtattgctGTTTTCTATGcacttttttctgtttatttgtaTCAGTCATGATAACCTTTTTGTTCTACTTTTACCCCTACCTGCTCTCATCCATTTCCTGCCACGCCTTCTTCCTGGACTGGCTCTTCTTATACCTCTGTTTAGTGGTGAGGTCCATGTGTTTCTCTGGTACAAAGTCTGGTTTCCCTTGCTCTTCATCTGATCCTTCGTGGGCAATCAACGAAACATCATCCTCAATCTTATTTGCCATCTCCCtgttcataaaattttatttacattaatgttaagaatgaactttaaaaaagatttttttcccaATGAGGATGACGAAATTCATTCCAAATTTAGTTGACCTGTATCAATAGGACTATTTTTCATTattctgaattttatatttttactgtTAGAAACTATATGCAATTTGAAATTCAAAcaggatttactatcatttagtaaaaaaaaaaagaagcagaATTGTCATGGTGTTTCAACATGCTATTATTGAATATAatcttgtgaaaaaaaattgaaaaacatgattaAAAGTATTTGGAAACTGACAACATTCATGAATGCacattgaaatatgaaaatcatGCCATGccttttgataaaaatcatGACAAGAAATCTCTGCAAGGAAAGACTAGTCTAGCAGATAAACATCAACAAAAGCTAACCTTTGCCAAGGTACCTTTGGTTAATAAGAAGTCTTTGTGTTTACGTAATGAGTTTGACTTTAATATCCTTGGCAAAAGTTGCATCACAtgcaaaattattgaaaaaaaaaataatttataacatTCTGGTTATACGTGTAGTAACAAACAGCACTGCTAGGACTCCTTCTAAACGCCTAATACTGGTAATTCAAAACTAATTATAAGGAATACACGTAACATGGCTTTGGTGTAATTCTACAGGTTTCTGCATGCTATATACAGTTACAAGTATCAGTATATCTGAATTATATTGTATGGCATTCTAAGAAAATTGGATATGCTATCAGAAGATATGCTATAAGCTACAGGTGATTAACAACATACACTTTCTTAGATTTGGTTTTCACATTGCGATGGTTGGTGCTTTCTTTCTTGGTCTCCAGTCTCAGTTTGTTGTTGAATTTTGTCTCCATAACAACGGGGTCAGCTTTTAACTGCTGCattttgtcattagattttcTGACCCCCTTACATAATTCGTTGTCTAAGGTCTCATTATCTGTATCGATGTTTTCAATCTTTACCAGTGGTTTTTCTGATAATTCTATTTTCCTGCTTTgcttttcaaataatttattttccattttatcAGGATATAAGTTTTTGGTCTGAAGCCTATATTCGTTAACTTCCAGTTTTTGAGGAAGCTGGATTAAGCAACCATCCTTTCCCTCCGACATTGTTTTGATCTTATTATAATCATAAGATACATCTTTGATAGGACACTCAgtttcaatttgttttatatttgtaagAACTGGTTTATCCAAATCAAGGTTTGTCTCCTTTTGCTTTTCTACACTCTCCCTGAAAAGTTGTGCATGAatgtacaaaattattttaaatgtttgaaattttacaaaactatttttttacagacatcaaaatctttttataacaATTCAAACTCAACGAcaccttaaaaaatatatgaacagTAAACATCACAACAAACCCTAGCATAAATCATCACCCAAAAGCAAATGAAAACTCAACACATTgcaaaacaacagaaaaaaaaatcacattccatggtaaaaaaaaaatcacattacatGAGAATACCTGTACTCATTACTGCTCATAATGCGACAAAACAGCATGGTGTAAGACAAGAATAAATGCAGTACAACTTACTGAGCTCTTAGCTTGGCACTGGCTCCAGACTCGAGGGAGAGGGCTGACAGCGTGCTAGACCCACTGCGAGCGGTACTCAAGTTGTCCCAAGCTTGATTCTGTTGAGCTATGAGCTGGACGAGGTGTTCACGAGAGAAGTGAGTTCCTTGGGCTCGTTTTTTATACTCTGCAGCTTTACGACGCAGTTCAATGACTTCCGCAAACCAGTTTGACAAGGCGGGAGCCGAATCTTCTACAGGACCACTCTGTGCAACAAAGGAAAATGGTGTATATTAAATTATGtgcatgaattttatattttaaaaaagcccTTCATGGGTAAAtgctcaaaaaaaaaaattcatttaaattcatataaGCTTTACAAGAGTGATATCCAGatttatattaaacatacatgtagttgatattttattcaaattgaGGAGAAAATCCTAGTAAgatatcattacatgtacatgtaaatttgaatttataacaCAAAGAAAATAAGTGTGTCCATGCATATCATAAAAGTAGTAgatatttgtattaaaatacGCTTGAGCTCATTTTTTAGAAAGTTTAAGTAgaagacaaaatgaaatgaaCTTACATTGATACAAGTATTTAAGATATTGGTATTACAATATATTCATGTTCATATCagtgaatatattaatttaaggCTTCATTAATTATAAAGACTATACTCTATAGAGGTCTTCTACTTCAATAaactattttacatgtacactgtagtATTGTTCTATGTGTACTCTGTGACATTTTTGAACATCCTACCTTCTTCACAGGCTTCTCTTTTTCTGGCTCCTAACAAAACAAGTGTGGACATCAAACATcacatgcatttacaaatagCCAATCATCAAACAGCATAGTTCAGGTAATATTAGCAGTGCTATTTCCTAGAAAATACCGGTACACACCAGTTTCACACAGCTGGTAATTGTACTGTAAATCATTTTCATATGCAGAACTATATTTACAGGTACATTCAATTTTCAGAGATCCATGACTTGCTTTTAAACCGTTTTACTAAggcatattacagttaaatctcCTAATCATTAAATTGCCAGGAATAAAATGTCCTGTgaataaattcatgaaatttggTATCCTAGCTTGCAAATTAAATctcatgaaataaaagtgattTAAAGTACCATGCAAGGTGCCTGGGAGACaatgcaaaattttaaacctGGGACTGTGCGAAGATTGATATGAAAAGTGCATGAACAATATTTACGAAAATGTGATCTTCAGTTTTCACACATGTTCACACATACTCAGTGCCCAGCACAGTTAGCCTACAGGGTAATGAAGCAGACACTTACCCTAGTGGGCTGTAAGTGAGGGGGATCAGCACCATGCCAAGCCCCATCATACTGGAACTTGGTGGGAGATCGAAAGTTTGAAGCATATTCACTTCTAGGTCGCCtatataacaaaaaagaaaaaacagtgTTTAAAAAAGAGTCTTAAGTTTAATGGTCAAGATTTTGTGTTGAGTGAAGTAGAACTGGGACCTTACTTGAGCTTTCCCTGGTGTATAGGGGGCGAGCTGGGGGCCTCCTGGGGCTCCCCCTGGAGCTCAGACTCAATGGTCTGTCGCTTGTTGTCGGGGGTGATCAGGGGACCACTTCCTGCTGCTGGTCTCTTGTCCACTCGCAGAGCTGAAATATCACAGGTAGACTGGTCAAAGGtgtgaaatttaaaacaaatttgaaataacaaatattaatacaaaGATTTGAACCACTGTAGTTAATAACAATCAGAATTTAATGTACTTATGATTTAATACTGTTATTTCTCTCAACAAGAAAATAGGTAGATGAAATTAACTGCACAAGTTCTTCTTTTTTACCTCCAGTACTCTTGCTCCTTTTGACCTAAAAAAGAGTTAAAACCATTAATTATAACATACTACTGGTAACAATTCTCAGATAGTTATTTTTCATTGAGAGATGAAAATCAAAT
This genomic window from Crassostrea angulata isolate pt1a10 chromosome 8, ASM2561291v2, whole genome shotgun sequence contains:
- the LOC128159399 gene encoding nuclear protein MDM1-like isoform X6; amino-acid sequence: MQIKKLNISGKSEYDRNYKWLDSFKSKSFNPTIEQIAPPAGCESIELGTVMEPPLQRKKRCTGPPTTLSTDFNQFPDTASDDFALLGRNDKFMENVRYKAKSHHTAPAREASPPKQQRLQEKENRRKAPKPTPAPFVDTSKFRQQSKSEEQQPSTPLTPRKEKNESSSLYKEVALREKEAALRQKFSKLDREGGRKTAPSALRQSKEQYSKTIDDNRMESAVKSWVKDKNVGSMNEFAQTNLDKGIADSAPEAPADYALRYKTGVSVPRPRRHKFSEYQKSFSWKDGAKASPVLAAEQAVIASESKNKVVYNSNPALVPPQKSFVKDSEYAAQFKQYNAMPVSSDDLKAIPRAEKPRSKVKRSKSTGALRVDKRPAAGSGPLITPDNKRQTIESELQGEPQEAPSSPPIHQGKLKRPRSEYASNFRSPTKFQYDGAWHGADPPHLQPTRSGPVEDSAPALSNWFAEVIELRRKAAEYKKRAQGTHFSREHLVQLIAQQNQAWDNLSTARSGSSTLSALSLESGASAKLRAQESVEKQKETNLDLDKPVLTNIKQIETECPIKDVSYDYNKIKTMSEGKDGCLIQLPQKLEVNEYRLQTKNLYPDKMENKLFEKQSRKIELSEKPLVKIENIDTDNETLDNELCKGVRKSNDKMQQLKADPVVMETKFNNKLRLETKKESTNHRNVKTKSKKVEMANKIEDDVSLIAHEGSDEEQGKPDFVPEKHMDLTTKQRYKKSQSRKKAWQEMDESRDYGQDDLSLMVQEGSERRAKSRGRKKHRSRRARRREQEEASEVTPDFPSDTGRIPTPKMRSKSAGARHHLDRTTPVVGGAMLSSPPRPEKKSPVKVSRSWCTPQDVYDDEVSTVLSSDRFEPVVGQKLAKTYDVKKGPLATTPTFGLASKDTHFLRDDEVSVDKPLETVFVDSPAKVRMTGNVSSGDEKPARKSKKPTKFEAQRTIKEGYGQTYNKPMVWGIDGGMTIPRIEPDDDALSLSVRSIASSCSLASEVYERAQKRTQEFWGKDGIASR
- the LOC128159399 gene encoding nuclear protein MDM1-like isoform X3: MPVHFKGKSEYDRNYKWLDSFKSKSFNPTIEQIAPPAGCESIELGTVMEPPLQRKKRCTGPPTTLSTDFNQFPDTASDDFALLGRNDKFMENVRYKAKSHHTAPAREASPPKQQRLQEKENRRKAPKPTPAPFVDTSKFRQQSKSEEQQPSTPLTPRKEKNESSSLYKEVALREKEAALRQKFSKLDREGGRKTAPSALRQSKEQYSKTIDDNRMESAVKSWVKDKNVGSMNEFAQTNLDKGIADSAPEAPADYALRYKTGVSVPRPRRHKFSEYQKSFSWKDGAKASPVLAAEQAVIASESKNKVVYNSNPALVPPQKSFVKDSEYAAQFKQYNAMPVSSDDLKAIPRAEKPRSKVKRSKSTGALRVDKRPAAGSGPLITPDNKRQTIESELQGEPQEAPSSPPIHQGKLKRPRSEYASNFRSPTKFQYDGAWHGADPPHLQPTREPEKEKPVKKSGPVEDSAPALSNWFAEVIELRRKAAEYKKRAQGTHFSREHLVQLIAQQNQAWDNLSTARSGSSTLSALSLESGASAKLRAQESVEKQKETNLDLDKPVLTNIKQIETECPIKDVSYDYNKIKTMSEGKDGCLIQLPQKLEVNEYRLQTKNLYPDKMENKLFEKQSRKIELSEKPLVKIENIDTDNETLDNELCKGVRKSNDKMQQLKADPVVMETKFNNKLRLETKKESTNHRNVKTKSKKVEMANKIEDDVSLIAHEGSDEEQGKPDFVPEKHMDLTTKQRYKKSQSRKKAWQEMDESRDYGQDDLSLMVQEGSERRAKSRGRKKHRSRRARRREQEEASEVTPDFPSDTGRIPTPKMRSKSAGARHHLDRTTPVVGGAMLSSPPRPEKKSPVKVSRSWCTPQDVYDDEVSTVLSSDRFEPVVGQKLAKTYDVKKGPLATTPTFGLASKDTHFLRDDEVSVDKPLETVFVDSPAKVRMTGNVSSGDEKPARKSKKPTKFEAQRTIKEGYGQTYNKPMVWGIDGGMTIPRIEPDDDALSLSVRSIASSCSLASEVYERAQKRTQEFWGKDGIASR
- the LOC128159399 gene encoding nuclear protein MDM1-like isoform X1 codes for the protein MQIKKLNISGKSEYDRNYKWLDSFKSKSFNPTIEQIAPPAGCESIELGTVMEPPLQRKKRCTGPPTTLSTDFNQFPDTASDDFALLGRNDKFMENVRYKAKSHHTAPAREASPPKQQRLQEKENRRKAPKPTPAPFVDTSKFRQQSKSEEQQPSTPLTPRKEKNESSSLYKEVALREKEAALRQKFSKLDREGGRKTAPSALRQSKEQYSKTIDDNRMESAVKSWVKDKNVGSMNEFAQTNLDKGIADSAPEAPADYALRYKTGVSVPRPRRHKFSEYQKSFSWKDGAKASPVLAAEQAVIASESKNKVVYNSNPALVPPQKSFVKDSEYAAQFKQYNAMPVSSDDLKAIPRAEKPRSKVKRSKSTGALRVDKRPAAGSGPLITPDNKRQTIESELQGEPQEAPSSPPIHQGKLKRPRSEYASNFRSPTKFQYDGAWHGADPPHLQPTREPEKEKPVKKSGPVEDSAPALSNWFAEVIELRRKAAEYKKRAQGTHFSREHLVQLIAQQNQAWDNLSTARSGSSTLSALSLESGASAKLRAQESVEKQKETNLDLDKPVLTNIKQIETECPIKDVSYDYNKIKTMSEGKDGCLIQLPQKLEVNEYRLQTKNLYPDKMENKLFEKQSRKIELSEKPLVKIENIDTDNETLDNELCKGVRKSNDKMQQLKADPVVMETKFNNKLRLETKKESTNHRNVKTKSKKVEMANKIEDDVSLIAHEGSDEEQGKPDFVPEKHMDLTTKQRYKKSQSRKKAWQEMDESRDYGQDDLSLMVQEGSERRAKSRGRKKHRSRRARRREQEEASEVTPDFPSDTGRIPTPKMRSKSAGARHHLDRTTPVVGGAMLSSPPRPEKKSPVKVSRSWCTPQDVYDDEVSTVLSSDRFEPVVGQKLAKTYDVKKGPLATTPTFGLASKDTHFLRDDEVSVDKPLETVFVDSPAKVRMTGNVSSGDEKPARKSKKPTKFEAQRTIKEGYGQTYNKPMVWGIDGGMTIPRIEPDDDALSLSVRSIASSCSLASEVYERAQKRTQEFWGKDGIASR